The region GCACTCCTGGCAGGTCGTCCAGGCGTTGAAGCAGATGGCGCTCGACATCAACTTCAGCTTCATCAACGGGACGTACAGCAACCCGACGACGAACGCGACCCCGCGTAAGACCCGAGGCCTGCTGGCCGCCATCACCAGCAACGTGGTCAACAAGGCCACCGACGGGGCGACCGGCCTGTCCGCCGCGACGGACACCATCACGGAGACCACGACCGACCGGGTCAACGGCGACAAGATCGTGTTCACCGACGTGGGCGCGTCGACCGGCATCTTCCCGGGCCGGGTCTACTACGTGCGCGACGTGGCCACCAACACCTTCAAGGTGGCGGCCACGGTGGGCGGGCCGGCGGTCACCATCGGCACGGCCACCGTGTCGTACACCGTGCCGTGGACCACGGACCTGAACACCACGGTGGTGGAGGACCTGATCCAGATGGCGTGGGACGGCGGCGGCATGCGTGAGGAGTCCACCGCCGTGTTCCTGTGCAACTCGACGCAGCGGCGGGCGCTCAGCGTTGCCTACGCCAACGCGTACGCCAAGACGGATCCGATCGGCCCGTCGCGGACTGTCGGCGGCGTGTCCGTCGACACCATCAAGACCGACTTCGGTACCTTCGGCATCCTGCTCGACCAGGCCGTGCCGCGTGACGCGCTCGCGGTCGTCACCCTCGACCAGCTCGCCCCCCGGTTCCTCAACATCCCGGGCCGCGGATTCCTGTTCGAGAAGGAACTGCCCGAGGAGGGGTCGGCGGACCGGTCGATGCTGTACGGCGAGATCGGACTGGAGTACGGCAACCAGGCCGCGCACGCCGTCATCCGCGGTCTGAAGGCCTGACCGTCATGGCGTATCGGGTGATCGCCGGGTACGTGACTGTGGAGATGGGCGTCCCGGAGGCTCCGAGTGCTCGTGCCCGTCGAGATGTGCGTCAGGGGCTGTTGCTGCCGGGCGACGTGCCGGAGTCCGAGGTGCGTGCCCTGTTGGAACAGGGGCATATCGAGCCGGTCGACGACGAGCCCGCCAGCCCGGACGACGACCAGGACGACAAGGTGCCGACCGGCACCATCGCCGAGATCCTCGCCTGGGTCGACGGCAACCCGGATCGGGCCGCTCGGGCGCTCGACGTCGAGCAGGCAGGCAAGGCACGGTCCACCCTGGTCGCGGATCTCACCGCGATCGTCGACGCCGGCGAGTAGCACGAGGGGAGGCGGGGACCGATGGCTGACCAGTTGGCGAGTCCGCAGGATCTCGCCTCCCTGCTCGGGCTCGTCTGGGCCGATCTCGACGCCGGACAGCAGGCGAGCCTGACGATGCTGGTGGAGGTCGGCACGGCGGTGGTGCAGGCGGAGCCTCGGCAGCGCCTGGTCGCGGTGGCCGACGACAGCATCACGTTGCTCGGTGACACCGGGTCGTGGCTGTGGCTTCCTCAGCGGCCGGTCACCGCGGTTACGTCGGTGACCCTCGACGGTGAGCCGATCAGCGACTGGCAGCGATTCGGGTCCCGGCTGTGGCGTGCCGGCGGCTGGGCTGCGGGCGCCTACCGTCCGTCCACGGTGGCCGTCGTCTACTCGCACGGCTACGCGCCGGACGCGCAGGGCCTGCAACTGGCCCGGGGCGCGGTGTTGGCGGTGGTCCGGGACTGGGCCGCCAACCCCAGCGCCGCGACCAGCTTGAAGATCGACGACTACGCCGAGACGTACTCGGCGATCGCCGCGCGATTTGAGGCGTCCACGCATCTGCGTACCGCGCTGCGCCGGCAGTACGGGCAGCGCGGTGGCCTGGCCAAGATCGGGGGCGGCTGATGTCGCTGGCTGCCGCTGCTCTGCTGGCCCGGGGACGTCGAGCCGCCGAGGCGCTGATGGTCGACGCCTGCACCATCCGTCGCCGTACCGGTGAGACCACCGACCCCGACACCGGGGTCATCACCCCCACCTACCAGCAGCTGTACGCCGGCCGGTGCAGGGTGCAACAGCCGACGGCGCAGGCCACCGCCCAAGACCCGGGCCAGGCGCATGTGCTGATGCTGCGCCTGGAGGTGCAACTGCCCATGTCCGTGACCGGCCTGGCGGTGGACGACGAGGTGCTGATCACGGCCAGCGCGCACGACCCGGACCTGCCGGGCCGGGTGTTCCTGGTGCGGGACCTGGCGCACAAGACCCACGCCACGGCCAGGCGGGTGCAGGTGCAGGAAAGGACCAGCTGACGTGGGCGAGCAGTGGGAGTACCACGAGATCCAGAGCCTGGTCGGCGAGTTCGACGAAGTGCTGGTCGACGCAATGCCCGAGGTGCGGAAGGTCGTCCAGAAGGGTGCGCTGAACATCAAGACCGACGCCCGTCAGCGGATCTCCGGCCACCCCCACGCCCCCGCCTACCCGTACAGCATCACCTACGACACGCAGGTGACGGGCAACTCGGCCGTGGCGGAGATCGGCCCGGACAAGGGCAAGAGGCAGGGCGCACTTGGCAACATCCTGGAGTACGGAACGCTGAAGAACGCGCCACTTCCGCACATCAAGCCGGCCGCCGACGAAGAACTGCCCCGGTTCGAGCGGGCGCTGGAAGACCTGGCGGCGAAGCACTGGGAGGGCCGATGAGCATCATCCAGGCCCACGCCCAGGCGTTGCTGGACCTTCTTGCTGCCGCTCCCGGCACGGTGCCGCTGGTGGTGCTCGACGGCGCGGTGCCGGCGGGTCGAACACCGCCGTACGTGCTGGCCTACCTCACCGTACGAACGCCTTCC is a window of Micromonospora polyrhachis DNA encoding:
- a CDS encoding SU10 major capsid protein, yielding MAGITGQGTTFNLPNYVGELFALSRETTPFLSAIGGLSGGREAGATEFEWQTYDLRDASHQRQRLEGANAPTAESRVRANVRNVVEIHQETVETSWTKQATSRQIATPSSAPYRGLPGSNPVDDEHSWQVVQALKQMALDINFSFINGTYSNPTTNATPRKTRGLLAAITSNVVNKATDGATGLSAATDTITETTTDRVNGDKIVFTDVGASTGIFPGRVYYVRDVATNTFKVAATVGGPAVTIGTATVSYTVPWTTDLNTTVVEDLIQMAWDGGGMREESTAVFLCNSTQRRALSVAYANAYAKTDPIGPSRTVGGVSVDTIKTDFGTFGILLDQAVPRDALAVVTLDQLAPRFLNIPGRGFLFEKELPEEGSADRSMLYGEIGLEYGNQAAHAVIRGLKA
- a CDS encoding DUF6093 family protein; translated protein: MSLAAAALLARGRRAAEALMVDACTIRRRTGETTDPDTGVITPTYQQLYAGRCRVQQPTAQATAQDPGQAHVLMLRLEVQLPMSVTGLAVDDEVLITASAHDPDLPGRVFLVRDLAHKTHATARRVQVQERTS